CCAGTCCTCAACCTCGCCAACTTTTGTCCAGCATGTCTGTATGGCTCCTGCATTTACAGCTAAacctctttccttttcatttttctccccaggAACCCCGAGGTACAGCTGGCCTGGGAACTCAGCAGGATTCTTAATGGCTGGTTTGATTGCTCAGGTCTGAGCCATTCTCTCAAATTTGTCACAAAGGTTACCTAGCTCCATCAGCAAATCAATTAATCACCACTAACACATGCAGGCACAGCTTCACCCCCTTTCAGGCCACAGGACATGTTGCAGACAGATTGTCAAGTCACTTTAAAGCCATGAACATTCAAATTGTTTCTGGGCTGAGTCTATCCTAGAATACAGCAATTTTGAGCCTTTGTGCAGCTCAGATTTTGCACGAGCTGGTAATGGTTTCATGGGGAGAGTCAGGGCGAGCTTGGAAGGCTTTCATTCAGGATGGCAGAAATGGAAATTTGAACCGAAGCTTAATAAATCATCACTAACCTTTACAATGACACCCACGCCTCCCAAAGCTGGGAAGCAAGTTCTTTAAAGATACCTGTGTTGTTTACTGGGCACTCAGCTTGGCCAATTCCATACCGGTCAAGGCAAGGACTCCCCAAATTCCCacttaaagaaaatcatttccaagggtggggaaggagagtggATTACAGGCATGGCTAGGGATGGGAGGCCTGGGccatgcagagaaagagagaaatggctCCCTAACAAGTCTCTTTCACTATTCGTAGTCTAGAGGGATGAAAGAATGGCAAGACAGCTCGCATTTGTTCAACCAGAGATTTCACTCACAGAAACAGATATTAACACcaataatggaaaaaaacaaaaacaaaaacaccccaatAATGATTATTCCATGTTCACGTAGCTTCTCTAGTATAAACCTCTTGTTTTGAATTTCCAGCACACGCTCCCCCATCTTCTGGTAACCATACCCCCGGTAAATAGTCACTCTCCCACTGTCCATTCGTGGGGTTCAGGATGAGATTCGCAtctgggggtgggatgggatgtTAAGCGTAGTCTCGTGACCTGGCCTGGCCAATCACCTGGAGAATCCCCAGACCCAGAAGTGGTTCCGGATGAGCACGTGACAAGAGTGGGTCCAAGCAGAATGAATCCCATCTCTGGAGCAGGAGTGACTGGGAGACATGCTCCCCAGGTCAGGTGCTCCTGGAGGTCGACCCAACAGCTTCCCCACCCCTTATTCCTGCCAGCATAGCCAGCCCTCACTCTAGAGGTGGCCAGTTACCTACTTCCCCGTCCTCCTTTGCAAAGTTATGGGCATGTGACCAGCTCTAGCCAGGGGAATCTGAGGGAGCACCTCTTGGGGGGCATGGGCGGTCCTGAGAAAGATTTGCCTGATGTGGTGAAAGAGAGATGTGCTAGAGGAGCGATTTCCTTCATGCTTGGTTTCCTGCTGTACCAGTACACAGTGCATGGAAACATGACTGCCATTTTTTTTGCgtttaagaaaaaatgttactCAGAGCCCTTATATTTTACTTCATGTAATTCACTTACTGAATCCCTCTGAGCTAACtacattcagaaaagaaaatgcaaagaaagaaaaaagaactttatatTTAAGTCACTTTTGGACAAGAttctgttatttatattcttgTAAATAAAGCTACTGAGAGCCATGCTGCTACTCTATTGAGGCCAGGAATGACACTATTATGAAGAGCAAAGCTGGAATAGTTCTTTATGACATTGTTTGGGCCTCTGGATCCACCTGCACCTGAAGCCTTATCTCTGAGTTGTTCAGTTACATGAGCCAATACATTTCCTTTTGCTAATTTTGTTAGGGTTAGGTTTCCCCCACAGTTGAATACATCAAAATTCAGAACTTCTGCATAATAAAGGATTGCATAAACAAAGACAAAGAGGAGATAACTGGCTTACACATAACAAAAGATTAATTTAATATGCTCCTATAATTGATAAAAGATATGGATGGTTtagaagagaaatgcaaatagccCATAAACATTAAAAGATGAGAACCTGACCtttaattaggaaaatgaaaaatgacaatcAAATATCCTTTTTCTCACTTATCAGATTGGCAAGGCAAAGTTCGCAGGGCTGTGGATAAGCAGATACTCCTGTTGGTCTAACTAAAAAGGAACAGACATTTTGCAGGGTAACTTGGCAGTCACTATCAAATTAAAAGAAGAATGCTCCTACCTTTGTGTAAATCAGGGTCCAGGCAGGAAAATGAAACCATGCTAATCTGAAAGACAAGTAACAAGAATCAGTTACACAGGAGACAGAAGAAACGTACCTCATGACCCAAACCAGAGTGGAAGGAAGCCACCAGCAGCTCCAAGAATAATGAGAAAATGAGGTAGTGTATTCCTGGAGCCCAGGATTGGGGTCACCCAGAAGAAGACAGTATCACAcagaaattcttctttaaaagctGAAGCCATGAAGGACACACAATTACTACTAGGGGCAAGGtgcaagaagggaaaaaaacaaaaatgtccagaCTTTCACCTCCAGAAAGATGGAGCAAGTACACTTTTCTCTATTCGTCCCTCTAAGTGGAACTAATATCCctggaaattataaataaagccaaTATAACCACTATAAGACTCTGAATGGTGGAGAGAAGAAGACAGACCAGCCAGGCTATGAGGCATGACACGGTGGCGAACTCCCTCATGTGTTCTGGGCAGGGTGCTGGAGAAGCTGGCAACCCAGAAATGGCAACAGGCACAAACTGAAAATCTCGAGAAATCCTGCCTTCTCCAGCTAACCAACCAGACATGGGGAAGCCTAGCAAGATAGAAGACTTCCAGACAAACCACCAGGACTCTAGCCAAACAGATGGAAAaccctcagccccacccccacccatgccAGCAAAGACCAAGCCCCAAACCCCCCACTGGGGTAGTGACAAAgaaggcagagcagagagcctagACTTCCATGTTCACCTGGTTTAACAAGCCCCTCAACCCCAGATGACATCAGTGGAGGCCAGGAGAGGAACCCTAATGAGATACCGTGGTACCTCTGAGCCAGAGTGCTGTCAGCAGAAACTTTGTGAGGAGCTGAAGCCCACTCCCCCTCAGCAGTAATGAGGTACCCCCTGCCCCAAGGTGTCAACAGAGGCCAACAGGGGAGCCAATGCTTCTACCCCAATATGGCAATACCTAGGCATGGTGACCTCTTCCTCCACCGGTGTGATATGGGGAAGCCTGCTAAAAgtgaagatttaaataagatataGGGTCTCCCCGCCTAAGACCCAACGCATCAGGAATTCTGCTGAAAACCACTCCTCTTGCCAAGAATCGGGAAGATCTTAACTCAAATGGGGAAAGGCAACAGATGCCAACATCAAGACAACACAGATGTCGGAATTATCtactattattttaaagcagCCGTTGTAAGAATGCTCCAGTGGGCAATTACAAACACaccagaaacaaatgaaaataaagaaagtcTCAGCAAAGACACGGAAAGTGTCCACAACAAAATAGAGGCTATAGAGAGGAACAAAGTGGAAatttcagaactgaaaaaaaaaatgcaataaccaGAATTTTGAAATACTGAACAGTTGGGTTCAACAGCAGAATGGAGGGGATGGAGGAAAGCATTTGTGaaacagaagataaaacaatagaaattacttATTCTGAGCAGCCAAGAggaaacagactgaaaaaaaaaataaaagaagagcagATTTCCAAGACTCATAAGGAAAACCTGCAAATCCCCCCCCTTGCTCTCTGCTTTCTAGAAACCACTTTTAGCTGCTGTCTCCCTATCTTCCCCCATGCCTCTAAATGATATGTTTGTGCGGCTTCTTGCTTCTTTGTTTAAACATTGTCCATCGCTCACCTGCTAGAAAATGATGAGGACTGAGTTCACAGACCACCCTGCTCACACCTTCTTCGCCCTCCCCCATCGTCCTGACAGTCCAGTCAAGACTTCATGGTGCCTCAGGAATGTGTAGTGTTCGTCAGGGAAAAAGCATCCACAGTAGAGCCACGTGGCGTATACTTTAATGACCTTGCTTGTTTTCCTAGAAACAGTTgaccttctttcccttcttacaTTTTCTCCGTTGCTGTCATTAATCCATCCCTGCGTTCTCTTACCCTCCCCTCAGGATGCTCACACCGCCTGGTAAGGAGATGGGGTGATGGTTGTCTTGGCCTCTTCCTCCACAGGTCTGCTCTCAAGATCTGCTTCAGAGCAGTGATGCTGATGTTCCCCTGATGCTCTGattgaccctggagaccctgcccctctcccctcggGAAGGATCTCTGTGTCCTTGTTTGGGACCCACAGGGGCTACTTTCTTAATCCACCCCCTGCTGGTGTAGCACATCCTCCTCCCAAGGCTTCCTGAGAAAGGGCATGGAGGAGATGATCCTCTGTGATCTTGCAGGTCAGTGTCCTTAATCCTGACCTTGTCCTTGATCTGTTATATGGCTGTGGTTTGCACCCTGTGCTGGGAGTAAATTTCCCAAGAAGGCACTGCTCTCTTCCTGCCCTGCTGCATCCTGAGTCCTGGTCCTGAATTTGAAAGCATCTCCTCTCTGGAGGCTTCGAggattttctcctcctcccagatTTTTGTGAATTCATGATGATGTCTCTAGTGCtgggtcttttaaaattaattgttctGAGCAGTATGAGGGCCTAGAAAGTACATCTATCTGCTCgttgtataattaaaaattaattgtagaattataaaaatggcaaaagggTAAAGTCACCTGTATCctactctttctattttttcctggtAGAGGTAAGCGAATCAGCATGGCCAGATTCACGGCCACCAGTACCTCCCTGGGTCAGACCTAGGACGTTGGGCCATGGTGCCTAGAACTCTGGAGCTGCCCCCTCCAACCCTGGCAGGCTCACCAGGAGAAACCCACAGCCCCGGACATGTGCCGTGGGCGGCCCGAGGCAGGACAGGCCTACACCCTGCACCCCTTTCAGGCAGGCCCCCCTTTGTGGATCTGGAAGCCCAGCCAAGCACTTCAGGGGGGATCACAGAAAGAGCTTCCCAACACATGGGGGTTGGCgtggcccctcctgccctgggatGAAATCCCTACTTCACCTTCACTTGCCGAGGACCGGACTCCTGGGGACACCAGGAGCCAGTGACCAGGCCAGCTGCTATCAGCCTTGAAACTCCACGCCTGTGTTCTGTCCCCAGCAGGGCCTTGGTCTGGTGCCCAGACAGCTTCAggggagatggagccctgtgtcccaCACAGTGTCAGGTTCCTTCTCCAGCCCCAGTTTAACTTTCTCCGCTTGAGCTCCACCAATAGATAGACAAGTATGAGGATGGATCCCGCCCGCTTTGGGTCCTACTCACAGTTGATCTGTGCCGAGTGGTCAAGACCTGAGTAGTTGAGGTGATGGAAGATCTCGGACTCTGGGGCATTTGCACGAGGGCAAAGGTCCTTTGCTTTTATAATCTCctgcatgtatatgtgtgcttGGATGATTCCCTTGCTAAGCTCTAAGCTCTGCAAGAACGAACTATGTGCTTGCAACTTACCCTCATTCCCGTCCACTCTCATTCCCTCAGACAGGTCTGTGCTTATCATGAATGCAGCTTCTCAGCTCCCACCCTAAATATTGAACTTGGGTCTGGCCACCCCCACATTTCCATAAGCTCCTTGAGTGACTCACAAGCATCTACCTTTGAAACATTTGCAGCAGGTGAGAAACGGATCTGTGTTTCTCTGCAGATGAAAGATTAGACTGGGCCTtctcttttgaaatttcatttgtttaatataaTTATTCCTACAATTTCACCTTTTCTTCTTACTATTGGTTTTTCCCTTTAGTtcactttttcctctcctttcctgcctTATTTTGCATTCCTCAAGTAAGgctttttattattctattttataagcTTACATTAGGTTGTCAGTTTTACTCATTCTATTGTTCTTTAGTGGATATCCTGCAGACCACAACAGCTATCCTCAACTTACTAGAATCTACCTTAAATTACAACTTCACCAGTTGGACAATGGAAGAGCTTTAGAGAATTCCTTAAAAACGTTTAACCTCCTTCTGCTGTTGTGACACCCTTGACAAGTAATTTAATTGTACATATATGGTGAACCTccacactttattattattattgctattttgtgCACTCGTGGTTAAATATCCCAGTATATTTACACTTCTATAGCTTCTcattttttcctgcatttttttcttttttttttttttctttgttgtggcCTTTATTCATGCCTTCCACCAAGTACAGCCAGAGGCAAGGTCCCCATCCAAAGCATAAATGCCAGGGACCTGGGGCTCTGGGTGACATATACCCTCCAAGTCCCCTACCCCAGACACTCCTGTGAGCCCGAAGTATATAAAGTGCTGGTGTGTGATGATCCTCTGGGGAAGGCTGAGGGATCAAGAGCCTCACCCCCGGACCAAGGCAACAGGACGAGGGACTTTGCTCcggaagggcagggagggccaGCCTACCACCACCCTGGGGTCTGGTGGGGCAGGGGAAACTCAGATGCAGTCCTGGGCTGGAGGGAATGACAAGGAAGCCTTCCTTCAACAAGTGTGGGGCCAGGAAGTGGGGAGCTTCTGCACCCCCATGAAGGGGGGGTGAACAGGGGAGGCCTCAGTGGTCTCAGAGAATGGGACAACCCCTCCGGCGCTTATTCTTTTGAATCTGGAGACTCACCCGAGTGGCCATCTCGAAtacctccctcaccccctccttgGTCTTGGCTGAGCACTCCAGGTAGCCAAAGGCACTGATCCGGTTGGCCATGTCCCGGCCCTCTTCAGATCGCACGGGCTCCTGCTTCATCTTGGCCAGCTCTCTCCTGTTCCCCACTACGGTGATGGGCACGTTGGGGCAGGAATGCTTCACCTCTGGGGTCCATTTCTCAGGAATGTTTTCCAGGCTGTCGGGGCTGTTGATGGAGAAGCACATGAGGATGACATCAGTGTCCGGGTAGGAGAGAGGCCGTAGGCGATCATAGTCTTCCTGCCCAGCCGTGTCCCATAGAGCCAGTTCCCCCTGCTTGCCGTCCACCTCTATGTCCGTGACGTAGTTCTCAAAGACAGTGGGGACACAGACCTCTGGGAACTGATCCTTGCTGAAGACGATGAGGAGGCAGGTCTTCCCACAGGCTCCATCTCCCACAATCACTAGCTTCTTTCTGATCGCAGCCATGGCTGGGGCTTCTGCTCTGCCGCCTCCAGCTGCccggccaggccagggccagaggCTGAGActgacggggcgggggggggggggcaccctcCTCTAGCACCGCTGGGGAGGctgcatttttcatttagaattatttttccttctgcctaaaacTCCATTTGGTATTTATGTTAATGCAGATCTGCTGACAATGAATTATCTGCTTTtgcaaagaaacatttatttagtattcACCTTCAAAGGATAATTTTAATGCAATAACGTTCTATATTGAGAGTTGTTTTCTTTCAGGGGTGTATTTCTTCATGTTTGGTGAACTAGGAGTTTTTGCATCTGTGACTTACTATCTCTTATCAACTTTGGGGAACCCTCAGTTACATATTTTCACATAGCACTTCtgatcttctctttcctccttttagGTTTAACTTTTATGTATGTTAGACCTCTTTATCATGCTCCAAATGACTTAATCCTCTTCGGTATAATTGTAATCCTTTTTTGGTATCCATGCTTTGATATGGATGTTTTCAACAAATCCTGTCTTTTGCTTTGATATACTCTTACATCAATATTTTTCGTCTTAGTTATAGTATCTTCCCACTAGTaactatgtaatttttttagatattccATTTCTCTAATAAAATTCTCCATCTGTTcatcatttttaagaatatctttttaatagatattttagtTTATCTCTGATAGTCTCATTAACCAATCATCTGTGaggttgtttgggtttttttattttttatttttaaaaattttgtttgttttttagtttagatttttttttcttttttcctcctgattttgGTTATTTGGTCCTCTTTCTGATGTGTCTAGtcatatttttatgaatactGGCTAGGCATTTTGTGTGAAATGATGTAGCATTCTTAGATAATGTTATATTTTCCCAGAGAatcatgattttccttttttgtgtgtgacaaCCACTGTCATGAGGACAGATTACCATGATTGTAATACTTCAAGactgattttacatttttacgaGATCTGGtttattttggtttgttgttgCTTCCAGAATAAGTCATCTGAGGGACTCATAGAAACCATAGTTTATTTTCCATGACTTGCCAGTTTGCTGATCACTGAGCTCCAAGTTCTGTGGTTATGGCATCATGATATTGGTGAGTACTTTGTTTAGATTCTTAGACTCTCAGCTGCTCACTTTCTGCTTGTTTTCTGCATCTTTTGTTGGTTCTGCTGTGGAATCAGCAAATGCTTCAAGAGGGAAAAATCTGCAGAAAATCAGACCCACTTCCATTTTCTCTGAGATCTTGGGCCATTAAACTCTGGCTTCCTTGGTAGCTCCAAACTTCTAGTTTTATGTCCTCAGATCAACAAGCTTGatgaaaagctctcagttttgaTGACTTTTGGCCCCTTTCCACATTCATGTTGGCAAACGCCTCAAAGAGAAAACAGGTGGAGAAGGTAGGACCTGCCTCAGTGCACCTCCCTTCTGTCCGAGGCTGTTGGTCCCTTAGGTCCTG
This region of Canis lupus dingo isolate Sandy chromosome 24, ASM325472v2, whole genome shotgun sequence genomic DNA includes:
- the LOC112673405 gene encoding rho-related GTP-binding protein RhoC-like yields the protein MAAIRKKLVIVGDGACGKTCLLIVFSKDQFPEVCVPTVFENYVTDIEVDGKQGELALWDTAGQEDYDRLRPLSYPDTDVILMCFSINSPDSLENIPEKWTPEVKHSCPNVPITVVGNRRELAKMKQEPVRSEEGRDMANRISAFGYLECSAKTKEGVREVFEMATRVSLQIQKNKRRRGCPIL